In a genomic window of Hyphomonas sp.:
- a CDS encoding ABC transporter substrate-binding protein, which produces MGGLVPLHLDGTGGGREAEIVAAAFEAADMDLELVFHTVPFGRHWAQFERDSRFGAVLMVPGDLDLGGYRSPEYTLYQNGIIFRSDSFPDGLGADPLSGLTDKRVVSFPGARDIIPGLDKDHSRFELYAERPYQFSHAAMLESGFVDAVIADELVTAHYLKRVAGHGALSDASDYVFAPAFCPTAYRIVFRDEALRRAFARGLAMIRENGEHERITGRYQENGVRRDSASGTMQEECQTWDD; this is translated from the coding sequence GTGGGCGGGCTCGTCCCTCTGCATCTCGATGGGACGGGAGGTGGACGCGAGGCCGAAATCGTCGCCGCCGCGTTTGAAGCGGCGGATATGGACCTGGAACTAGTCTTCCATACCGTGCCGTTTGGACGTCATTGGGCCCAGTTCGAACGAGACAGCCGGTTCGGAGCCGTGCTTATGGTGCCCGGCGATCTTGATCTGGGAGGGTATCGCTCACCGGAGTACACCCTCTACCAGAACGGGATCATTTTCCGGTCAGACAGTTTTCCAGATGGACTCGGCGCTGATCCCTTGTCCGGATTGACGGACAAGCGGGTCGTCAGCTTTCCCGGCGCCAGAGATATCATCCCTGGCCTCGACAAGGATCATTCCAGGTTCGAATTATACGCCGAACGCCCCTATCAATTCAGTCATGCCGCCATGCTGGAATCCGGGTTCGTCGATGCGGTCATCGCTGACGAGCTTGTCACGGCTCATTATCTGAAGCGGGTTGCCGGTCATGGCGCACTGTCGGACGCCTCTGACTATGTATTCGCGCCGGCATTCTGCCCAACAGCTTACCGGATCGTCTTTCGCGACGAGGCGCTCCGGCGAGCCTTTGCCAGAGGCCTCGCCATGATCCGGGAGAATGGTGAGCATGAGCGCATTACGGGCCGATATCAGGAAAATGGAGTCAGGCGCGACTCAGCCAGCGGCACCATGCAGGAGGAATGTCAGACATGGGACGATTGA
- a CDS encoding response regulator transcription factor, giving the protein MKSVLVLEDIAETRAWLADAAQAAFPGCAISEASRISEAARMISRHSFDLAIIDLGLPDGNGTDIIAALSSKRPDTVIIVATVMGDDSSVVGALACGAHGYLLKDSPRDSFVRQLALIQQGFPALSPAIARRIVEHFRKTAIAENEGEDLTPRERDVLGLIGRGLRNSEAARALGLSENTIASHIKSVYAKLGISTRAEAALIASRLGLT; this is encoded by the coding sequence ATGAAGTCCGTCCTTGTTCTGGAAGACATTGCCGAAACACGCGCCTGGCTTGCGGATGCCGCGCAGGCCGCGTTTCCAGGCTGCGCGATTTCCGAAGCCTCCCGGATTTCCGAAGCGGCGAGAATGATATCCCGGCACAGCTTTGATCTGGCCATTATCGATCTGGGACTGCCGGATGGAAACGGAACCGACATTATTGCGGCCTTGTCCTCAAAGCGTCCGGACACGGTCATTATCGTCGCCACCGTGATGGGAGATGATTCCTCGGTTGTCGGCGCACTTGCATGCGGAGCCCACGGGTATCTCCTGAAGGATTCACCCCGTGACTCCTTTGTCCGGCAGCTGGCCTTGATCCAGCAAGGCTTCCCGGCGCTCTCGCCGGCCATAGCCAGGCGCATCGTTGAACATTTCAGGAAGACTGCCATTGCCGAAAATGAAGGCGAGGATCTGACCCCACGTGAGCGCGACGTACTCGGCTTGATCGGCCGAGGCCTGAGAAATTCCGAGGCCGCCCGCGCCCTGGGACTCAGTGAGAACACCATCGCCAGCCACATCAAGTCCGTCTACGCAAAGCTCGGTATATCAACACGCGCCGAAGCCGCACTGATTGCTTCCCGGCTGGGGCTCACCTGA
- a CDS encoding ATP-binding protein: MGALHDERQQPERDRLPVAGADFQRYSVEGQSLGDRTTMTGRAPRMALGGGRLKMPPLMRIIVLSVLGVALFLGMVAVSLQPATGWTADLSAWRHPLRIDPGIWTSLLTGILAYLMSVWVWALKPSSLAGTLFAVSGLMTLLFCFSSFPGSIALPMNDAAVSRFWIVNMLGASGFGIVMTCLFLIYPRGLPHWKLLAAVTIIGFGTWTLLRTFGPFRDFAEVQRITTVEMFSIIASVAWQVHASRSDPRQSAIARWLGASVLIGAGAFIGSVALPLTFGFPPLIRENYAFSFFLIIYAGLAAGLLRYRLFDLGAWAYRLVFYALAIVLLIGIDLALISLLSFGRSEAFGLSLLLVGFAYLPLRESLWQRFTRGSHQPAQALFQGVADAAFQPTAVERRQAWTELLKRYFQPLDMAPGSAGISAPRIANEGLTLYIPSIPDSPSLKLEYGRQGRALFSSNDVETVRHLVSLSIQLTESRAAYDRGVSEERLRIARDLHDNIGAQLLRALHSTAPDKKDSVIRDTVADLRDVINHSHDGALDLDEMLADLRAETAERLEPHRIGLSWSLQADAGLTLTPASIHALRSVVREAASNTIKHANASVFIVSIMVSEGDLQVQITDDGEGFATAEVHRGKGLANMKARIESVGGTFLISTEGAGPKLAATLALDGVRT; encoded by the coding sequence TTGGGCGCACTGCACGATGAGCGGCAGCAACCGGAGCGCGACCGTTTGCCAGTAGCCGGGGCAGATTTCCAGCGCTACAGCGTTGAAGGTCAATCATTGGGGGACCGGACGACGATGACAGGGCGCGCGCCACGCATGGCACTGGGCGGCGGACGGCTGAAGATGCCGCCGCTCATGCGCATCATTGTCCTGTCAGTCCTGGGTGTCGCGCTGTTTCTCGGCATGGTGGCCGTGTCCCTGCAGCCGGCGACCGGCTGGACAGCCGATCTGTCCGCGTGGCGGCATCCGCTTCGGATCGATCCCGGAATCTGGACCTCTCTCCTCACAGGCATTCTGGCCTATCTGATGTCGGTCTGGGTCTGGGCGCTGAAACCGTCCAGTCTGGCCGGCACCCTGTTTGCCGTCAGCGGGCTAATGACGCTTCTGTTCTGCTTCTCCTCCTTTCCTGGATCCATCGCCCTGCCGATGAACGATGCGGCAGTCTCCCGGTTCTGGATCGTCAACATGCTCGGCGCATCGGGATTTGGCATTGTGATGACCTGCCTGTTCCTCATCTATCCGCGAGGCTTGCCGCACTGGAAACTGTTGGCCGCCGTCACGATCATTGGATTCGGAACCTGGACACTGCTGCGCACCTTCGGTCCGTTCCGGGATTTTGCAGAAGTCCAGCGGATCACAACAGTGGAAATGTTTTCCATCATTGCCTCTGTCGCCTGGCAGGTACACGCGTCCCGGTCCGACCCCAGACAATCCGCGATAGCCCGTTGGCTCGGTGCCTCCGTCCTGATCGGGGCTGGCGCCTTCATTGGTTCCGTAGCCCTGCCGCTCACCTTCGGCTTCCCGCCCCTCATCCGCGAAAACTATGCCTTCTCCTTCTTTCTGATCATCTATGCGGGACTGGCTGCGGGCCTGTTGCGCTATCGCCTGTTCGACCTTGGAGCATGGGCCTATCGGCTGGTTTTCTATGCCCTGGCGATCGTGCTGCTGATCGGCATTGATCTCGCGCTGATATCCCTGCTCTCCTTTGGCCGGTCCGAAGCCTTCGGGCTTTCCTTGCTGCTCGTCGGCTTTGCCTACCTGCCTTTGCGCGAAAGCCTCTGGCAACGCTTCACTCGTGGGTCGCATCAGCCGGCACAGGCGCTCTTTCAAGGCGTGGCCGACGCGGCATTCCAGCCGACTGCCGTCGAACGACGCCAAGCGTGGACGGAGCTCCTCAAACGCTATTTCCAGCCGCTCGACATGGCGCCCGGTTCTGCTGGCATCAGCGCCCCTCGCATCGCCAATGAAGGCCTGACCCTGTACATTCCGTCCATTCCGGATTCCCCCAGCCTCAAACTGGAATATGGACGTCAGGGTCGTGCCCTGTTCAGTTCCAATGATGTTGAAACGGTCCGCCATCTGGTCAGCCTTTCGATACAATTGACGGAAAGCCGGGCTGCTTATGATCGGGGGGTGTCGGAAGAACGCCTGCGCATCGCTCGTGACCTGCATGACAATATCGGGGCACAGCTGTTGCGCGCCCTGCATTCGACAGCGCCGGACAAGAAGGATTCCGTCATTCGCGACACGGTGGCCGATCTGCGCGACGTCATCAATCACTCGCATGACGGCGCGCTCGATCTGGACGAGATGCTGGCTGATCTTCGCGCTGAAACCGCCGAGCGTCTGGAACCACACCGGATCGGACTATCCTGGAGCCTACAGGCGGACGCGGGGCTGACCCTGACACCGGCCAGCATCCATGCGCTCCGGTCCGTCGTGCGCGAAGCGGCGAGCAACACGATCAAGCATGCCAACGCGTCCGTGTTCATCGTTTCCATCATGGTCTCGGAGGGAGACCTTCAGGTCCAGATCACCGATGACGGCGAAGGGTTCGCTACCGCGGAAGTTCACCGCGGAAAGGGGCTGGCCAACATGAAGGCCCGTATCGAGAGCGTCGGCGGAACATTCCTGATCAGCACGGAAGGCGCCGGCCCCAAATTGGCCGCGACCCTGGCGCTCGACGGGGTCCGCACATGA
- a CDS encoding tetratricopeptide repeat protein, whose product MLRNAILFGLAFAAASYAWSQQAPSEAACQAGDAEACFYTGAEYAQGQGVTADQRRAVDFFLRSCDLGVPDGCSTSGILISTGEGNLEQDILRGVGYMERACGMGHVDGCSRAIGHRISEASPAFNLTQAVEIAKVGCKAGVENPCYWGLDWSWDGKKGQYKDLIDMPTAGWFAEQACNQFHDEMGCDIAARIYANPDADTFDAEKGLTYSMIRCDEQKSGADCRNVGGVYLNIGEHELGTMYMRRACDFGHAGGCEAATEWETYFREKAEHDARMAALREQVEVPLSQGRYQEAVSAAINSTGSLDLAERAILATRAAGRMGDLSTNDLYAAALWFPSGPVRSAANAELAARGTGLEGTFGTGTNAPGMANARWQQMYGTSAPSYSSSSTTFTPSRTPSASEISAATREKYRWAHCTMSGSNRSATVCQ is encoded by the coding sequence ATGTTGAGAAATGCAATCCTGTTCGGCCTGGCGTTTGCCGCGGCCTCATACGCCTGGAGCCAACAGGCCCCTTCCGAAGCCGCCTGTCAGGCTGGCGACGCAGAAGCCTGCTTCTACACCGGCGCAGAATACGCCCAGGGGCAAGGCGTGACGGCCGATCAAAGGCGCGCTGTCGACTTCTTTCTAAGATCCTGCGATCTCGGCGTGCCCGATGGATGCTCCACAAGTGGCATCCTGATCAGTACAGGCGAAGGAAATCTCGAACAGGACATCCTGCGCGGCGTCGGATACATGGAGCGCGCTTGCGGGATGGGCCATGTGGACGGGTGCAGTCGCGCCATCGGTCACCGTATCAGTGAGGCCTCCCCGGCCTTCAATCTGACCCAGGCCGTGGAGATTGCGAAAGTCGGCTGCAAAGCCGGAGTGGAAAACCCCTGCTACTGGGGACTCGACTGGTCGTGGGACGGCAAGAAAGGGCAATACAAGGACCTGATCGACATGCCGACCGCCGGCTGGTTTGCGGAACAGGCCTGCAACCAGTTTCATGACGAAATGGGATGTGACATCGCTGCGCGCATCTATGCCAACCCCGACGCAGATACATTCGATGCGGAAAAGGGCCTGACCTATTCCATGATCAGGTGCGATGAACAGAAAAGTGGTGCGGACTGCCGCAATGTTGGCGGTGTCTATCTCAATATCGGAGAACACGAACTTGGCACAATGTACATGCGTCGGGCGTGCGACTTCGGGCATGCGGGCGGATGCGAAGCCGCCACCGAATGGGAAACCTATTTCCGGGAAAAGGCCGAACATGACGCGCGGATGGCGGCATTGCGGGAACAGGTAGAAGTGCCCCTGTCCCAGGGACGCTACCAGGAGGCTGTGAGTGCGGCAATCAACTCCACCGGATCGCTCGACCTCGCCGAAAGGGCCATTCTGGCCACGCGTGCAGCTGGCCGGATGGGCGATCTGTCGACCAATGACCTCTACGCCGCGGCACTCTGGTTCCCGTCCGGACCAGTCCGGTCAGCCGCCAATGCGGAACTTGCTGCACGGGGCACAGGCCTTGAAGGCACGTTCGGAACCGGCACGAATGCTCCCGGAATGGCAAATGCACGCTGGCAGCAAATGTACGGTACAAGTGCGCCGAGCTACAGCAGCTCTTCAACCACCTTCACCCCATCCAGGACTCCGAGCGCCTCCGAGATTTCAGCGGCAACGCGGGAAAAGTACCGTTGGGCGCACTGCACGATGAGCGGCAGCAACCGGAGCGCGACCGTTTGCCAGTAG
- a CDS encoding NAD(P)/FAD-dependent oxidoreductase — translation MTLLWNRRRVLALGASATAAACAPAIQEPADADVIILGAGLAGLHAARMLAADGIKVRVLEASRRVGGRMWTLDELPGAPEAGGQQVGQSYARIRSTARDLGIAINPPTTPMSRDKTIALNGAVFDAREWAAHADNPFPEAFRAFTPDMALFMAAARANPLEDQYAWREAGPEHDISADAFLAQAGFDPSSRRLCEIALNANDLQSYSMLNLYRTLVLFNQDGMTGPPGEIEGGAQRLPEAMTASLPDGTVKLGMPVTGIDVQANRVHIRSGTHTLSAPYVICALPFPVLARLDLKAPLNSVQNAAIGTLPYTRIHQVHLTLDAPFSDGLPEMMWTDSPIERVFPVRSAAGETIGLSCWINGAGCRPEASDAEWMALAEQTLKTLRGVKATARKVVRWDEAQPLSGGAYMHWAPGQIGAWAQAMGRPAGRLHFAGEHVSRLHTGMEGAMESAEQAAYAIFEAMS, via the coding sequence ATGACACTGCTGTGGAACAGGCGCCGGGTGCTGGCGCTGGGCGCGTCAGCGACGGCGGCAGCCTGCGCACCGGCCATTCAGGAGCCTGCAGATGCGGATGTGATCATATTGGGCGCAGGTCTGGCAGGTCTGCATGCCGCGCGCATGCTTGCCGCAGACGGGATCAAGGTGAGGGTGCTCGAAGCCTCGCGGCGCGTCGGCGGGCGGATGTGGACGCTGGACGAGCTTCCGGGCGCGCCCGAAGCCGGCGGGCAACAGGTTGGCCAGTCCTATGCACGTATCCGAAGCACAGCGCGGGATCTGGGCATTGCCATCAATCCGCCGACCACACCCATGTCCCGCGACAAGACGATCGCTCTGAACGGGGCCGTATTTGATGCCCGCGAATGGGCCGCGCATGCGGACAATCCATTTCCGGAGGCATTCAGGGCTTTCACACCGGACATGGCCCTGTTCATGGCGGCGGCGCGCGCAAACCCGTTGGAAGACCAGTATGCATGGCGCGAAGCGGGACCGGAGCACGACATCTCTGCCGATGCCTTTCTTGCACAGGCCGGATTCGATCCGTCCTCACGGAGATTGTGTGAGATCGCGCTGAATGCCAATGACCTACAATCCTATTCGATGCTCAATCTTTACAGGACCCTGGTCCTGTTCAATCAGGATGGAATGACCGGCCCGCCGGGGGAGATCGAGGGCGGGGCGCAGCGCTTGCCGGAGGCAATGACGGCCAGCCTGCCGGACGGGACAGTGAAGCTGGGGATGCCGGTGACCGGCATCGATGTGCAGGCCAATCGTGTCCACATTCGCTCGGGTACTCACACTCTGAGTGCGCCCTATGTGATCTGCGCCTTGCCCTTTCCGGTCCTGGCCAGGCTGGACCTGAAAGCGCCGCTGAATTCCGTTCAGAACGCAGCCATCGGAACGCTTCCCTATACCCGCATCCATCAGGTTCATCTGACGCTGGATGCGCCGTTTTCAGACGGGCTTCCCGAAATGATGTGGACCGATTCACCGATCGAGCGGGTGTTTCCCGTGCGCAGCGCGGCGGGTGAAACGATCGGGCTGTCCTGCTGGATCAATGGGGCTGGGTGTCGGCCGGAAGCGAGCGATGCAGAATGGATGGCGCTGGCCGAGCAAACGCTCAAGACCCTGCGCGGTGTGAAGGCGACCGCCCGCAAGGTGGTGCGATGGGATGAAGCCCAGCCCTTGTCGGGCGGCGCCTACATGCATTGGGCACCCGGGCAAATCGGAGCCTGGGCACAAGCCATGGGCCGCCCGGCAGGCCGACTGCATTTCGCAGGCGAACATGTCTCACGCCTGCACACCGGCATGGAGGGGGCGATGGAATCCGCCGAACAGGCAGCCTACGCCATATTCGAGGCAATGTCCTGA
- a CDS encoding DUF1838 family protein, translating to MKSLFRFSALFAALGVSAACATVSQAQVAQLDPSDASDTITLMRKVQCSTVDDAPAVYWWHGKAYSRKQGEKDVHLFDVEGMNIRACSTISDESAGEGFHLVSREILLYKDKTTGEVLKTWDNPWTGQTVNVMHVANDPVNFKMFETGRDGKPATWSGEIGGGSWWMRNTFPLWYPNPLGGDYQPEIGGTYHATEMFNFFGRTEDLLDPATTTAKITVGWSRVSDWLPWMEMNGREGVMYMHTAGRKLGSYDELSDTMKSEIAAHYPEYASPPPSGDPRSNMTSWGYYKGVREGEIDLPAR from the coding sequence ATGAAATCACTGTTCCGCTTTTCCGCCTTGTTCGCCGCATTGGGGGTGTCCGCTGCCTGCGCGACCGTAAGTCAGGCCCAGGTGGCGCAACTCGACCCGTCCGATGCATCCGACACGATCACCCTCATGCGGAAGGTGCAGTGTTCCACAGTGGACGACGCGCCAGCTGTCTATTGGTGGCACGGCAAGGCCTATTCCCGGAAGCAGGGAGAGAAGGATGTGCATCTGTTCGATGTCGAGGGCATGAACATCCGTGCCTGTTCGACCATTTCGGACGAATCGGCTGGGGAAGGCTTTCATCTCGTGTCGCGCGAGATCCTGCTCTACAAGGACAAGACAACAGGTGAAGTGCTGAAAACCTGGGACAATCCATGGACCGGGCAGACCGTAAACGTGATGCATGTTGCGAATGACCCGGTGAACTTCAAGATGTTCGAGACGGGGCGCGACGGGAAGCCGGCCACCTGGTCCGGCGAGATCGGCGGCGGCAGTTGGTGGATGCGCAACACGTTCCCGCTCTGGTACCCGAACCCGCTCGGCGGCGATTACCAGCCGGAAATCGGAGGCACCTATCACGCTACCGAAATGTTCAATTTCTTCGGCCGTACGGAGGATCTGCTGGATCCTGCGACGACCACCGCCAAGATCACGGTCGGCTGGTCACGCGTGTCGGACTGGCTGCCATGGATGGAGATGAATGGCCGGGAAGGTGTGATGTACATGCACACCGCTGGTCGCAAGCTTGGCAGTTATGATGAGCTGTCCGACACAATGAAGTCAGAGATTGCAGCACATTATCCGGAATATGCGAGCCCTCCGCCTTCTGGCGATCCGCGTTCGAACATGACGAGCTGGGGGTATTACAAGGGTGTTCGTGAAGGCGAAATCGACCTTCCGGCGAGATAG
- a CDS encoding TonB-dependent receptor, translated as MSKTFLLAGTAAMAFTFMSAPASAQDDGEVEAESRQNVITVTARKTEESIQDIPISVSAIGADAISEQAITNIAELSDFVPGFQQQQAFGRDGDRPVIRGTSNILISEGKVGIFVDGVPFFGDSSSLDLTSFERVEIIKGPQSAVFGRGTLSGAINYVTRKPGDEPVSGQISGEFGEHGYAQGAGFVNVRVNDMLAFSANAKISTFDGDYENALGGDLNGRETSTFGGAVFFDPFEDLSISARYITAEDEDTHFAIALTDSADNNCYLDTRGYYCGTVSMPSEIELNTDNLLHPGLYRESDRGFLSADWDIMGSGYSLTYQAGVTEIYERTGTDQTYNGDEAFFIGPACVFFITNCDTVSPFNDTGASQRTAFTNEVRLSSPSTDAFRWRIGAYTSREQRKPLAEFIEFTEFGPDSLSDITEIDNVAFFGGVEYDVNDQLTVGLEIRQAEDDIKSMGQQYVLSQYVDPSVVAGLPAFIKNPNQVVGSTDVREASFEFTAPRLTVDYRIDNDAMIYGQYAEGNSPGGFNNLDAPQTTYEEEKLKSFEVGAKTSKFGFDRLNVSAFFNQFENQVLTNTYTTGAGGVDSYRANIGETEIFGIEVEFVKALTDDLTVYGSYGYLDAEITEGVDRDHAILLAGAACNDLAAAGCAEAGDISGKTPPLVSDHQAAIGTRYDFDIGSSDVDYYIGGDLTYRSSFYAQVHNEAETGDATRVNLRAGAEFGNISFQIWGKNVFEDDTVSGILRYVDFNAPASPAGSTRAFGVTPAPASQWGATATLRF; from the coding sequence ATGTCCAAAACATTTCTCCTGGCTGGTACGGCAGCCATGGCTTTCACATTCATGTCCGCGCCGGCAAGCGCACAGGATGATGGCGAGGTGGAAGCGGAGTCGCGCCAGAACGTGATTACGGTCACGGCCAGAAAAACCGAGGAGTCCATTCAGGACATCCCGATTTCCGTTTCCGCGATCGGTGCCGACGCGATCAGCGAACAGGCCATTACCAATATTGCGGAACTGTCCGACTTCGTGCCTGGCTTTCAGCAACAGCAGGCGTTCGGGCGTGATGGGGATCGCCCGGTCATTCGGGGCACATCGAACATCCTGATCTCCGAAGGCAAGGTCGGCATCTTCGTGGATGGTGTTCCGTTCTTCGGGGATTCCAGCTCACTGGACCTGACCAGTTTTGAGCGGGTCGAGATCATCAAGGGCCCGCAAAGCGCCGTGTTCGGACGGGGCACGCTGTCGGGCGCGATCAACTATGTCACCCGCAAGCCGGGAGACGAGCCGGTCTCCGGCCAGATTTCCGGAGAGTTCGGAGAACACGGCTATGCGCAGGGGGCGGGCTTTGTGAATGTCCGCGTCAACGACATGCTGGCATTCAGCGCGAACGCAAAGATCTCGACGTTTGACGGTGACTATGAGAACGCTCTTGGCGGTGACCTCAACGGCCGTGAAACCAGCACCTTTGGCGGCGCGGTCTTCTTCGATCCGTTCGAAGATCTGAGCATCAGCGCGCGGTATATCACGGCGGAAGACGAAGACACGCACTTCGCCATCGCCCTGACGGATTCGGCCGACAACAATTGTTATCTGGACACCCGCGGGTATTATTGCGGCACCGTTTCCATGCCGAGCGAGATCGAGCTGAATACGGACAATCTGCTGCATCCGGGGCTCTATCGCGAATCGGATCGCGGGTTCCTGTCTGCCGATTGGGACATCATGGGGTCCGGATACTCCCTGACCTATCAGGCGGGTGTCACCGAAATCTACGAACGGACCGGTACGGACCAGACCTATAATGGCGATGAGGCCTTCTTCATCGGGCCGGCCTGCGTCTTCTTCATCACCAATTGCGACACGGTTTCTCCGTTCAATGATACGGGCGCCTCACAGCGCACGGCCTTTACCAATGAGGTCCGCCTGTCGTCGCCCAGTACGGACGCGTTCCGCTGGCGTATCGGGGCCTATACGTCGCGCGAGCAACGCAAGCCGCTGGCCGAATTCATCGAGTTCACGGAGTTCGGTCCTGACTCCCTCAGCGACATTACCGAAATCGACAACGTCGCCTTCTTCGGCGGAGTTGAGTATGACGTGAATGACCAACTCACGGTCGGGCTCGAAATCCGTCAGGCGGAGGACGACATCAAGTCGATGGGGCAGCAATACGTCCTGTCGCAATATGTCGATCCATCCGTCGTTGCGGGTCTTCCGGCCTTCATCAAGAATCCGAACCAGGTGGTGGGCAGCACGGATGTGCGTGAGGCTTCCTTCGAATTCACGGCACCGCGCTTGACGGTCGATTACCGCATCGACAATGACGCGATGATTTACGGACAGTATGCAGAAGGCAACTCTCCGGGCGGGTTCAACAATCTTGACGCACCGCAGACCACATATGAGGAAGAGAAACTCAAGAGTTTCGAAGTGGGCGCGAAGACATCGAAATTCGGTTTCGACCGTTTGAACGTGTCGGCCTTTTTCAACCAGTTTGAAAACCAGGTCCTGACCAACACTTACACGACCGGTGCTGGCGGTGTGGATTCCTATCGGGCCAATATCGGCGAAACCGAAATCTTCGGTATCGAAGTCGAGTTCGTGAAGGCATTGACCGACGATCTGACCGTCTACGGTTCGTATGGATACCTGGATGCGGAAATCACCGAAGGTGTGGACCGCGACCATGCGATCCTGCTGGCCGGCGCTGCGTGCAATGACCTGGCTGCGGCAGGGTGTGCGGAAGCGGGCGACATTTCGGGCAAGACGCCGCCACTCGTTTCCGACCACCAGGCAGCCATCGGCACACGCTATGATTTCGATATCGGGTCCAGCGATGTGGACTACTATATCGGCGGGGACCTGACCTATCGGTCGTCCTTCTACGCCCAGGTTCACAATGAAGCCGAAACGGGCGACGCCACGCGCGTGAACCTCCGGGCCGGTGCCGAGTTCGGCAACATCTCGTTCCAGATCTGGGGCAAGAACGTCTTCGAGGATGACACGGTTTCCGGCATCCTGCGCTATGTCGATTTCAATGCGCCAGCATCGCCCGCCGGCAGCACGCGCGCCTTTGGTGTGACACCGGCTCCGGCGTCGCAATGGGGCGCCACCGCAACGCTGCGCTTCTAG
- a CDS encoding Lrp/AsnC family transcriptional regulator, producing the protein MIDETDRKILRLLQHDATISLESIAEKLSVSVNTCWRRVKRLEESGTLSRRVALCDPEKVGLGQTVFVAIRTNEHSSEWLEAFAQTVESIPEVVEFYRMAGDVDYLLKITVASVAEYDRVYKALISRVHVSDVSATFAMECLKNTTELPV; encoded by the coding sequence ATGATCGATGAAACTGACCGAAAAATCCTGAGACTGCTTCAGCATGATGCGACGATTTCCCTGGAATCAATCGCAGAAAAACTGAGCGTCTCGGTCAATACGTGCTGGCGGCGCGTCAAGCGCCTTGAGGAGTCCGGCACGCTTTCCCGCCGTGTGGCCCTGTGCGATCCGGAGAAGGTCGGACTTGGTCAGACCGTGTTTGTCGCCATTCGCACGAACGAGCATTCTTCCGAATGGCTCGAAGCCTTCGCCCAGACCGTGGAGTCGATTCCGGAAGTGGTCGAATTTTACCGAATGGCCGGAGATGTCGACTATCTTCTCAAGATCACGGTCGCCAGCGTTGCGGAGTATGACCGGGTCTACAAGGCGCTGATCTCCCGGGTTCATGTGTCGGATGTGAGTGCCACATTTGCCATGGAATGCCTGAAGAACACGACCGAACTGCCTGTCTAG
- a CDS encoding PLP-dependent cysteine synthase family protein, producing MAFSGQIGHDVTRDSRLVALGGMVGHTPLLAVHLKCRGERRTIFAKAEHYNLTGSIKDRMALNILRCGYRCGALKEGDLIAEATSGNAGIAMAAIGRALGHKVRIYMPDWMSDERKSLLRSLGAELHLVSREEGGFLGAIAAAEALADARPDVFLPRQFSNGDNCNAHMGTTGPEIAWQLQQVGKMPDAFVAGVGTGGTIMGVGRALRTINPDVRLHALEPAESPTLSTGHKIGHHRIQGVSDDFIPAIVKLDELDEIVSAHDGDAILMAQRLAAELGLGVGISSGANLIGALKVQDRMGHDAVVATVFADDNKKYLSTDLSREEPVRPGYLTPDVEFLGYDCIPGRIDPAAVRAVA from the coding sequence ATGGCATTTTCAGGACAGATCGGTCACGACGTCACGCGTGACAGCCGACTTGTGGCACTTGGCGGGATGGTGGGACACACGCCGCTTCTCGCCGTGCACCTGAAATGCCGGGGAGAGCGCCGTACGATCTTCGCGAAGGCAGAGCACTACAATCTGACCGGCAGCATCAAGGATCGTATGGCGCTCAACATTTTGCGATGTGGGTATCGGTGCGGTGCGCTCAAGGAAGGCGATTTGATCGCCGAGGCGACAAGCGGCAATGCCGGCATTGCCATGGCCGCCATCGGGCGTGCCCTTGGCCACAAGGTGCGCATCTACATGCCAGACTGGATGAGCGACGAGCGCAAAAGCTTGCTGCGCTCCCTCGGGGCAGAGTTGCATCTTGTCAGTCGGGAGGAGGGCGGATTTCTCGGGGCAATCGCCGCGGCGGAGGCCCTGGCCGATGCCCGCCCGGATGTCTTCCTTCCGCGTCAGTTTTCCAATGGCGACAATTGCAATGCCCATATGGGCACGACTGGCCCGGAAATCGCCTGGCAGCTCCAGCAGGTCGGCAAGATGCCGGACGCGTTCGTTGCAGGTGTCGGCACCGGCGGAACAATCATGGGTGTGGGACGCGCGCTGCGCACGATCAATCCGGATGTGCGCCTGCACGCCCTGGAACCGGCAGAATCGCCGACACTGTCGACGGGGCACAAGATCGGGCACCATCGCATCCAGGGCGTGTCGGATGATTTCATTCCGGCCATCGTCAAGCTGGACGAACTGGATGAAATTGTGTCGGCCCATGACGGCGATGCGATCCTGATGGCCCAGCGACTGGCTGCGGAACTGGGTCTGGGGGTCGGCATTTCCTCCGGGGCCAACCTGATTGGCGCGCTGAAGGTGCAGGACCGGATGGGACACGATGCGGTTGTGGCCACGGTTTTCGCGGACGACAACAAAAAGTATCTGTCCACGGACCTCTCGAGGGAAGAACCTGTGAGACCCGGTTATCTGACACCGGATGTGGAATTCCTTGGATATGACTGCATTCCGGGCCGGATCGACCCTGCGGCTGTGCGGGCCGTTGCCTGA